The following proteins are encoded in a genomic region of Thermogemmatispora onikobensis:
- the panB gene encoding 3-methyl-2-oxobutanoate hydroxymethyltransferase, which produces MGDKITVATVQARKGGPPLTMVTAYDTVMATIADRAGADLILVGDSVADNVLGLPDTLAATMEIMIHHTAAVARARPRALIVGDMPWLSYHISLEESVRNAGRLIREGRAEAVKLEGGRKRLPVVEALLAAEIPVMGHLGLTPQSVRVMGGYRVQGRRLEAARALVEEARALAGAGVFALVLEGVPAIVARAITALVPVPTIGIGAGPHCDGQVLVFHDVLGWHLNKRTPRFVRQYACLGEEAVTALQRFFTDVRSGAFPGEGESYRMEEEEERAFEALLNELEGG; this is translated from the coding sequence ATGGGAGACAAAATTACCGTTGCCACTGTACAGGCTCGCAAGGGTGGGCCGCCTCTGACGATGGTCACTGCTTATGATACTGTTATGGCCACTATAGCCGATCGGGCTGGGGCGGACCTGATCCTCGTTGGCGACTCGGTGGCGGACAATGTGCTTGGCTTGCCCGATACGCTGGCTGCCACGATGGAGATCATGATCCATCACACTGCTGCTGTGGCGCGGGCCCGGCCACGAGCTTTGATCGTTGGTGACATGCCCTGGTTGAGCTACCATATCTCTCTGGAGGAGAGCGTGCGTAATGCGGGCCGCCTCATCCGCGAGGGGCGGGCTGAGGCTGTCAAGTTGGAGGGAGGGCGCAAGCGCCTGCCGGTGGTTGAGGCTTTGTTGGCGGCGGAGATCCCGGTGATGGGGCATCTAGGTCTCACGCCGCAGTCGGTGCGTGTCATGGGGGGGTATCGGGTGCAGGGTCGACGTCTTGAAGCGGCGCGGGCCCTGGTTGAGGAGGCGCGGGCGCTGGCGGGGGCTGGTGTCTTTGCTCTTGTGTTAGAGGGGGTGCCAGCCATCGTGGCCCGGGCCATTACGGCGCTGGTGCCTGTGCCCACCATTGGCATTGGGGCGGGACCGCACTGCGATGGTCAGGTTCTTGTCTTTCATGATGTGTTAGGCTGGCATCTCAACAAGCGCACGCCCAGGTTTGTCCGTCAGTATGCCTGTCTGGGTGAGGAGGCCGTGACGGCGCTCCAGCGCTTCTTTACTGATGTGCGCTCTGGGGCTTTCCCGGGCGAGGGGGAAAGTTATCGGATGGAGGAAGAGGAGGAGCGCGCCTTTGAGGCTCTGCTCAACGAGCTGGAGGGCGGTTGA
- the panC gene encoding pantoate--beta-alanine ligase: MDVITTVREMRRLRSGWPALASVGLVPTMGYLHEGHLSLVRRARAENDKVVVSIFVNPIQFGAHEDLERYPRDLSRDLHLLEESGVDAVLVPAASEMYPVTFITYVEPTGPLASEAEGASRPGHFRGVATVVLKLFNIVQPQRAYFGQKDAQQVAVIKALVADLNLPVELVIMPTVREPDGLAMSSRNSYLSPEGRRAATVLYRALLAGKAAYERGESDGPAGVIRVMREIVASEPLARLEYADVRDPETFQPLETLRAPALLLIAAFVEAARLIDNVLLRADGSWETGLIVPPLAS; this comes from the coding sequence ATGGACGTCATCACTACAGTGCGAGAGATGCGGCGTCTGCGTAGCGGCTGGCCGGCGCTGGCGAGCGTTGGGCTTGTACCGACAATGGGTTATCTGCACGAGGGGCATCTTTCGCTGGTGCGTCGCGCGCGTGCCGAGAACGACAAAGTAGTCGTCAGTATCTTCGTTAATCCGATTCAATTTGGAGCGCATGAGGATCTTGAGCGCTATCCTCGTGATCTGTCCCGAGATCTCCATCTCCTCGAAGAGAGTGGTGTTGATGCGGTTCTGGTGCCGGCGGCGAGCGAGATGTATCCTGTGACCTTCATCACTTATGTAGAGCCGACTGGGCCGTTGGCCAGCGAAGCGGAGGGTGCCAGTCGTCCGGGGCACTTTCGCGGCGTGGCGACTGTTGTCCTCAAGCTCTTCAATATTGTGCAGCCGCAGCGGGCCTATTTTGGGCAGAAAGATGCCCAGCAGGTTGCTGTTATCAAAGCGCTGGTGGCAGATCTCAATCTGCCGGTTGAGCTGGTCATCATGCCGACAGTACGTGAGCCAGACGGGCTGGCCATGAGTAGCCGCAACAGCTATCTCTCGCCGGAGGGGCGGCGGGCGGCGACCGTTCTTTACAGGGCCTTGTTGGCGGGCAAGGCCGCCTACGAGCGAGGAGAGAGCGATGGCCCTGCTGGCGTGATACGGGTGATGCGGGAGATTGTTGCCAGCGAGCCTTTAGCGCGTCTGGAGTATGCTGACGTGCGAGACCCTGAGACCTTCCAGCCGCTAGAGACGTTGCGTGCGCCTGCGCTCTTACTGATTGCGGCCTTTGTTGAGGCGGCGCGCCTCATTGACAACGTTCTTTTGCGTGCTGACGGCAGTTGGGAGACTGGTCTCATTGTTCCGCCTTTGGCCTCCTGA
- a CDS encoding mechanosensitive ion channel family protein yields MPVVNNIGQAFLTSLANALNLVLTFIPKFLGFLVILLIGWLIASVLRRTVVFILRRIGFERLGARIGLARLEQNTGMRFDVVAILGTIVYWFIFLIFLVPAVDALGLSTVSNILNELIAYIPNVFVAVLVLFLGLLAASVVGDIVRGLMATTRVGNPALFASIARYALIGFAGLIALEQLQIAPSLLNILFTAVVGGTALAFGLAFGLGGQEAARRLLNRSGMLAVPASESSQPLPAGESGQAPQPTPPTQPHPEASR; encoded by the coding sequence ATGCCGGTTGTCAACAACATTGGTCAGGCTTTTCTGACCTCACTTGCCAATGCCCTGAATCTGGTGCTGACCTTCATTCCCAAGTTCCTCGGTTTTCTGGTCATCCTGCTCATTGGCTGGCTGATTGCCAGCGTGCTGAGGCGCACCGTGGTTTTCATCCTGCGGCGCATCGGCTTCGAACGCCTGGGAGCACGCATCGGCCTGGCGCGCCTGGAGCAGAATACGGGGATGCGCTTCGATGTGGTGGCCATCCTGGGCACGATCGTCTATTGGTTCATCTTCTTGATTTTCCTGGTGCCCGCCGTCGACGCTCTGGGACTGAGCACTGTCAGCAATATCCTCAATGAGCTGATCGCCTATATTCCGAATGTCTTCGTGGCGGTGCTGGTGCTCTTCCTGGGCCTGCTGGCCGCGAGCGTGGTCGGCGATATTGTGCGCGGTCTGATGGCTACGACACGTGTGGGCAATCCGGCCCTCTTCGCCTCGATAGCACGCTATGCCCTCATCGGCTTCGCCGGGCTGATCGCCCTTGAACAGCTGCAGATCGCTCCCTCGCTGCTCAATATTCTCTTTACGGCAGTGGTTGGTGGCACCGCTCTGGCCTTCGGTCTGGCCTTCGGCCTCGGCGGCCAGGAGGCAGCCCGCCGCCTGCTTAACCGCAGCGGCATGCTGGCGGTCCCGGCAAGCGAGAGCAGCCAGCCGCTCCCTGCCGGCGAGAGCGGTCAGGCTCCTCAGCCAACTCCGCCAACACAGCCACACCCTGAAGCCAGCAGGTAG
- a CDS encoding aldo/keto reductase, protein MEYRPLGRTGWRVSAIGFGAWAIGGDAWGPTDDREALAALHRAIDLGVNFIDTADVYGDGHSEQLIARVRKERREPLYVATKAGRRLNPHTADGYNRQNLTAFVERSLRNLETEAIDLLQLHCPPTEVYDRPEVFGILDDLVQQGKIRSYGVSVEKVEEALKAIRYPNVQSVQIIFNLFRHKPAEQFFAAAQERQVGIIVRVPLASGLLTGKLRRDSQFSPNDHRNYNRHGEAFDQGETFAGVDYETGLQAVEELRPLVPPGMTMTQFALRWILMFSQVSTVIPGAKNPEQAEENSRAADLPPLSDETMQRVRELYERHIKPLVHDRW, encoded by the coding sequence ATGGAGTATCGACCGCTGGGACGAACTGGCTGGCGGGTATCAGCCATAGGCTTTGGAGCCTGGGCTATTGGAGGAGACGCCTGGGGGCCGACCGATGATCGTGAAGCGCTGGCGGCCCTCCATCGGGCCATTGACCTGGGCGTCAACTTTATCGATACTGCCGACGTCTACGGCGACGGGCACTCCGAGCAGCTCATTGCCCGTGTGCGCAAAGAGCGACGTGAGCCACTTTACGTTGCCACCAAGGCCGGGCGGCGTCTGAATCCCCACACTGCCGATGGCTACAACCGTCAAAATCTGACAGCCTTCGTCGAGCGCAGCCTGCGCAATCTGGAGACCGAGGCCATCGATCTGCTACAGCTCCATTGTCCCCCCACTGAGGTCTACGACCGGCCCGAAGTCTTTGGCATTCTGGATGATCTCGTGCAGCAGGGCAAGATCCGCTCCTATGGCGTCAGCGTCGAAAAGGTTGAGGAGGCCCTCAAGGCCATTCGCTATCCCAATGTGCAGAGCGTCCAGATCATCTTCAATCTCTTTCGCCACAAGCCTGCGGAACAATTCTTTGCGGCGGCCCAGGAGCGTCAAGTAGGCATCATTGTGCGTGTGCCCCTGGCCAGTGGGCTGCTGACTGGCAAATTGCGCCGCGATAGCCAGTTCTCCCCCAACGATCATCGGAACTACAACCGTCATGGAGAGGCGTTCGATCAGGGCGAGACCTTCGCGGGAGTCGACTATGAGACTGGCCTGCAGGCGGTTGAGGAGCTGCGTCCCCTGGTCCCTCCGGGGATGACCATGACCCAGTTCGCCCTGCGCTGGATACTGATGTTCTCCCAGGTATCCACCGTCATCCCCGGTGCTAAGAATCCAGAGCAGGCCGAAGAGAACAGCCGCGCTGCCGATCTGCCGCCGCTCAGTGACGAGACCATGCAGCGCGTGCGCGAGCTATACGAGCGGCATATCAAGCCGCTGGTCCATGACCGCTGGTAG